In the Telopea speciosissima isolate NSW1024214 ecotype Mountain lineage chromosome 2, Tspe_v1, whole genome shotgun sequence genome, one interval contains:
- the LOC122651049 gene encoding transcription activator GLK1-like, translated as MLAVPPLRRSSNNDEREREMESTFDQLGIDDDFSDVFSGGNFLEGIDFDDLFICVDDGDVLPDLEMDTQILADFSVSGGEDSSELNASVSVGKEEEDKDSGSGLVSSSSRGGEEIVNKIIMNPSPKEGEKIRRKSSAQSKSLQAKRKIKVDWTPELHRRFVQAVEQLGVDKAVPSRILELMGIDCLTRHNIASHLQKYRSHRKHLIAREAEAASWSQRRQMYGGGSKREMSTCWLAPLPTMGFPAPTPLQPFRPLDVWGHPTVDHSLMHMWPKHLLHSPSPPHPPPPWTTHPPPPPTASSYWQPLHQRVPTPTVLTLGTPCYPQPRPTMRYSTLPVRGIPPAAAMNKQVDHQGIAIPNGQSVVSLPPFDHPSKEEESIIDAAIGDVLSKPWLPLPLGLKPPSVESVMLELKLQGISKILPTCVSPLSTSHSH; from the exons ATGCTTGCAGTGCCACCTTTAAGAAGAAGCTCCAATAATGatgaaagggagagagagatggagagtaCTTTTGATCAACTTGGGATCGATGATGACTTCTCCGATGTTTTCTCCGGTGGGAATTTTCTTGAAGGTATCGATTTTGATGATCTCTTCATTTGTGTTGACGATGGAGATGTATTGCCAGATTTGGAGATGGACACACAAATTCTTGCCGACTTCTCAGTCAGTGGTGGCGAAGACTCATCGGAATTGAATGCATCCGTTTCAGTTGGCAAGGAAGAGGAAGATAAAGATTCAGGTTCGGGTCTGGTCTCGAGTTCCAGTCGTGGCGGCGAAGAAATTGTGAACAAGATTATAATGAATCCATCACCAAAGGAAGGTgaaaaaataaggagaaaatcATCGGCCCAATCCAAAAGCTTGCAAGCGAAGCGGAAAATAAAG GTGGATTGGACACCAGAACTACACAGAAGGTTTGTTCAAGCAGTGGAGCAGCTAGGGGTGGATAAGGCAGTCCCTTCTCGAATTTTAGAGCTTATGGGGATCGATTGTCTCACTCGCCATAACATTGCCAGTCACCTTCAA AAATATCGATCACATCGGAAACATTTGATAGCAAGGGAAGCAGAAGCAGCAAGCTGGAGCCAAAGAAGGCAAATGTATGGAGGAGGAAGCAAAAGAGAGATGAGCACCTGCTGGCTTGCACCACTACCCACTATGGGTTTCCCTGCTCCGACTCCCCTGCAGCCTTTCAGACCCTTGGACGTGTGgggacatccaacggttgatCACTCCCTGATGCATATGTGGCCCAAACATCTACTTCATTCACCTTCTCCTCCTCATCCCCCTCCTCCATGGACAACAcatccacctccaccaccaactGCATCTTCTTACTGGCAGCCACTTCACCAACgt GTTCCAACTCCAACTGTTCTTACACTAGGGACTCCTTGCTATCCACAACCGCGACCAACAATG AGGTATTCTACTCTACCAGTTCGGGGTATTCCACCTGCTGCAGCCATGAACAAGCAGGTAGACCACCAGGGCATCGCTATCCCAAATGGGCAGTCAGTAGTCTCCCTCCCTCCATTTGACCATCCG tcaaaagaagaagaaagcattaTTGACGCAGCAATTGGAGATGTTTTATCAAAACCATGGTTGCCACTTCCACTTGGTCTAAAGCCTCCATCTGTTGAAAGTGTGATGCTGGAACTCAAACTTCAGGGAATTTCCAAAATACTCCCAACTTGTGTTTCACCGCTTTCTACATCCCATTCCCATTGA
- the LOC122653024 gene encoding uncharacterized protein LOC122653024, with translation MEETNWEQRVQALTHVLTNPTRNPSLHSQLFISTQIPCYLNWSYPPILCNKDQHTNAFPSLHLRWGFSLFLKRVSRLGAPETSWRSRCPFQQPPPLILAKGVEEAQWGDEQRRDYFKKRLRRKRFVSDVNPLIPIMIPNILLLSLLFWNPFPEDKL, from the coding sequence ATGGAGGAAACAAATTGGGAGCAGAGAGTCCAAGCACTTACCCATGTTCTTACAAACCCCACAAGAAACCCATCTCTCCATTCTCAGCTATTCATCTCTACCCAGATCCCCTGCTACCTCAATTGGAGCTACCCACCAATTCTCTGCAATAAAGATCAACACACCAACGCTTTCCCTTCTCTGCATCTAAGATGGggcttctctctcttccttaaaaggGTCTCCAGATTAGGTGCCCCTGAAACATCTTGGAGATCTAGATGCCCGTTTCAGCAGCCCCCGCCATTGATACTCGCTAAAGGAGTCGAAGAAGCCCAGTGGGGAGATGAACAGAGGAGAGATTATTTTAAGAAGAGATTGAGAAGGAAACGCTTCGTGAGTGACGTTAACCCTTTAATTCCTATCATGATTCCAAATATCTTGTTgctttctctcttgttttggAATCCCTTTCCCGAAGATAAACTCTAA